From the Haladaptatus sp. DJG-WS-42 genome, the window GGTTTCGTCTGCGCCGACTCTGCCACCGGGTTCGGCCCACCGGTTCGTCCCATCATCTTCTTTGACCAGTAACACACGTCCGTCAGGGTCTTCGAGACGAACGCCTGCACAGACGACTCTCCCCGCGGCGAACTGCTCGCACGCGCGCTCGTAGGTGGCGGGCGGCAGCGCAGTCGTGGTCTGGTTTACCGGCACCGACCCGTACTGCGTCGAAAGCGTAGAAAGAAGCTCCCCGACCTGCTCTCGGGAGCGTTCTGAGACGGCCATAGCCGCCCCAAAACAACCAGTTGTAATAAGTCTTCTACAACGGGAAATGTGTGGGTAGCTGACCTGTAACGATAACGAACTACGTTTGCGAAAAATCACGCCGTTCCCGTCTGTGGATTCATTCGACTTGCACAGAAAACCTCTCGTAGAGGGCTACATTTGCCCCGCGTGTGCCCACCTCAGACGTATTTGTCGAGAAACGCCGCGACGGTCGTGTAGGCGGTGACTCGATTTTCGAGCTTCGAGAAACCGTGGCCCTCGTCGTCGAAGATGCGCTTTTCGACGGGGACGTGTTTGCTCGCTTCTGCGGCAATCTGTTCTGCCTCGCCGACCGGGACGCGCGGGTCGTTCTTGCCGTGGAGGACGAGCAACGGCGCGCTGATGGCGTCGATGTTGTTGATGGGGCTAATCTCCTCTAGGAACTCTCGGTCCGCGTCGAGCGAGCCGTACTCTGCCTCGCGCAGCTTGCGCCGCCAATCGCCCGTGTTCTGCAGGAACGTGATGAAGTTCGCAATGCCGACGATGTCGATGCCCGCAGCCCAGAGGTCGGGGTACTCGGTGAGCGCCGCGAGCGACATGAACCCGCCGTAGGAGCCGCCCATCACCGCGATGCGCTCTGGGTCAACCGTTGGGTGGGCGTGGAGCCATTCGACCGCGGCTTTGATATCCGCCACCGAGTCCATGCGCTTTTCCACGTCATCGAGGCGCGTGTAGGCCTTCCCGTAGCCCGTCGACCCGCGCACGTTCGGCTCGAGCATGGCGTACCCGCGATTCACGAGGTACTGCTTGACCGGATTGAACGACGGGCGACGCTGGCTCTCTGGGCCGCCGTGGATGTCCACGACAACGGGCGTTGCGCCCAACTTGGCGTCCTGTGGGAGCGTAAAGAAGGCCGGAATCTCGCGCCCGTCGAACGACTCGTAGTGGATGACTTCGGGTTCGCGGAACGTGTCTTTTTGAATCCCGGCAGTCGAGGCGTTCGTCCAGCGCGTTGCCTCGCCTGACTCTACGTCCACGACGTAGACGTTCGCGTTCTCGGAACTCCCTGTGACCGTAATCGAGAACGCGCTCGCGTCTGCGTTGAAGCTGATGCCGCCTTGGACGCCGCGCGGCAGCACTGGTTCTGGGTACTCCTCGATTTCTGTTGGTGAACTCAAGTCGCCCACAGTCAGGTCCGTGTAGCCTTCGACGTTTCTCGCGTAGATGATGCGCCCGGTGTCCTCGTCGATGGCCGCGCCGGCGACGTTCCACTCGGCGTCCTCCACGACGGGTTCGAGTTCCAGCGTGTCGAGCGAGAGACGCGCGAGCAAGAGTAAATCTGCGTCGCGGTCGGTGACGAGATAGAGGCTCTCGCCGTCCGGTCCCCACTGGACGCTCCCGTAGCGAACGTGGCCCTCGTGGGGCGTGACGTGGGTCAACTCGCTGGTTTCGACGTCGAGGACGTACACGTCTTGGTCGAAACTGGAGTGGGCTTCGGAGACGATGAGGCGGGTGTCGTCCGGGCTCCACCCGCCCACCGTCAGCCAGCCGTCGCCTTCGTACACCAACTCGGCGTCGCTTCCCGTCTCGTTGCGGCGCTGGACATAGATGTCGAAGACACTCCCTTCACGGCGATTCGAGGAGAAGGCAAAGCGTTCGCCGTCGTGGCTCCAGCCGCCCCACCAGTGTTTCGCATCCGGCGTGTCGGTGAGCGCCGTGATGCGGCCGTCGCTGTCGAGGCGAAACAGCTGTTCG encodes:
- a CDS encoding S9 family peptidase, which translates into the protein MVYDVERYLNIRNAGSASFGPHGELAFLMDTTGTSQIWSLHEPGRWPEQRTFYDERITFASWSPENPELVFGMDEGGNEREQLFRLDSDGRITALTDTPDAKHWWGGWSHDGERFAFSSNRREGSVFDIYVQRRNETGSDAELVYEGDGWLTVGGWSPDDTRLIVSEAHSSFDQDVYVLDVETSELTHVTPHEGHVRYGSVQWGPDGESLYLVTDRDADLLLLARLSLDTLELEPVVEDAEWNVAGAAIDEDTGRIIYARNVEGYTDLTVGDLSSPTEIEEYPEPVLPRGVQGGISFNADASAFSITVTGSSENANVYVVDVESGEATRWTNASTAGIQKDTFREPEVIHYESFDGREIPAFFTLPQDAKLGATPVVVDIHGGPESQRRPSFNPVKQYLVNRGYAMLEPNVRGSTGYGKAYTRLDDVEKRMDSVADIKAAVEWLHAHPTVDPERIAVMGGSYGGFMSLAALTEYPDLWAAGIDIVGIANFITFLQNTGDWRRKLREAEYGSLDADREFLEEISPINNIDAISAPLLVLHGKNDPRVPVGEAEQIAAEASKHVPVEKRIFDDEGHGFSKLENRVTAYTTVAAFLDKYV
- a CDS encoding NUDIX hydrolase gives rise to the protein MAVSERSREQVGELLSTLSTQYGSVPVNQTTTALPPATYERACEQFAAGRVVCAGVRLEDPDGRVLLVKEDDGTNRWAEPGGRVGADETLEAGAKRLVKRTTGLDCDIDEVTRVSIVGIGDERNVERPPVYQLQLLFSGVPTGGELREGDGVAAVEWWTNPPATVSDALPA